Within the Erpetoichthys calabaricus chromosome 1, fErpCal1.3, whole genome shotgun sequence genome, the region GGTGTTCATAAAGATATTCTGTTTTAAATTTCAGGTTGCTTGGCACATTAAATGCAAATACCACATGATCCCATACAAAGTACTCATTATAGGGACAACGTATAGTTCCTGTCCCTTCAAACTGCTCGTACAGATAGTTGTCACTCATTGCTTCTGGGCACCAGTAAATTCCAGCATTATCTTTACCACAAATGCTGCCATGCATATCtgtaggaagatatggaaaattaTCAAAATCTCCTGTGTCAGGACTATGCACAACCACCATATACACGATCTCCTTTTTGTAGCAAAAGGTTCCATATATTCTGAAAACTGGATCTTTCCCACCACAGATCTGATCTCTGTATGCCTTAATGATATCATCCAACTCAAATGTGAACTTGTAATTTCCATAGCGAGAATTATCTGAAAAGGCTGGGGAGTTCTGAAAAGACTTGACATTTTCTTCTGTCTGCTCAATTTCAGGATATTGGGTAAGCCATTGTCTTATTTTTAGGTCTACTTTGTCTGAATCTGGAACACCAGTACAATAGAAAAAATGTGAACCGTTGCTGTCCTGGCTTGAAAAACCTTTAAATCCTTCTTCAATTATTCCATTCAGGCCTGTTTTTGTTGTGGCATGC harbors:
- the LOC114646025 gene encoding uncharacterized protein LOC114646025 — encoded protein: MSSLSKPRTKPLKKILEKHSCLNELRTYQWTGSMHTYLSKNPLQAKVKLYITKLQHATTKTGLNGIIEEGFKGFSSQDSNGSHFFYCTGVPDSDKVDLKIRQWLTQYPEIEQTEENVKSFQNSPAFSDNSRYGNYKFTFELDDIIKAYRDQICGGKDPVFRIYGTFCYKKEIVYMVVVHSPDTGDFDNFPYLPTDMHGSICGKDNAGIYWCPEAMSDNYLYEQFEGTGTIRCPYNEYFVWDHVVFAFNVPSNLKFKTEYLYEHLTACDIGEINLAGERETKQEAEQYIKILKASKLDKT